One Cellulomonas sp. NS3 genomic region harbors:
- a CDS encoding PhoX family protein: MAGHVRGKRSAVTCHLKCGDACAQPVPNTSDNAYFRDVASAALSRRSVLGGLGAGALALVVGPTLGAQPAAAHGKGHGPVKGLAFGPIAPVPATTDAFTVPDGYRWAPVIRWGDPILRHAPAFDRDAQTAEAQAGQFGYNNDYLDIVPMLPTGRDRSRGDKGALLVANHEYTNENIMFPPSTDPAVLAERKRIAMNAHGMSVVELRRSGPGKPWEYLRIGGYNRRITASTPFAVTGPAAGSELLRTVDDPEGRTVLGTLNNCAGGTTPWGTVLSGEENVNQYFRTAGTSPRDTRYGLADKATTRGWEEIEPRFDARNPGYENEPHRFGWIVEVDPHDPESVPVKHTALGRFKHEGANVILAPSGQVVAYMGDDERFDYLYKFVSRDTMRTGSKRADREHNKTLLSAGSLYVARFAGDSPAAEITGTGALPSDGEFDGTGEWIPLVVDGVSHVPGFTTEEVLVFTRLAADTVGATKMDRPEDVEPNPHTGRVYVACTNNTDRGKAGKEGATEPNPRVANRDGHVVEITEDGDDPTASTFRWTLLLVCGDPAAGTATYFAGFPAEQVSPISCPDNLAFDAAGNLWISTDGQPGTIGYGDALFKVPLEGTERGRVQQFLSVPAGAETCGPVIRSDESMVFVAVQHPGEDGSFDAPQSNFPDYVAPGRRPKRGQARGPRPSVVQVWKA, from the coding sequence ATGGCCGGGCACGTCCGCGGCAAGCGCAGCGCCGTGACCTGCCACCTCAAGTGCGGGGACGCGTGCGCGCAGCCCGTCCCGAACACGAGCGACAACGCGTACTTCCGGGACGTCGCGAGCGCCGCGCTGAGCCGCCGGTCCGTCCTCGGCGGCCTCGGCGCCGGGGCGCTCGCACTCGTCGTCGGCCCGACGCTCGGTGCGCAGCCCGCCGCCGCGCACGGCAAGGGCCACGGTCCCGTCAAGGGGCTCGCGTTCGGCCCGATCGCGCCCGTCCCCGCGACGACCGACGCGTTCACGGTGCCCGACGGCTACCGCTGGGCACCGGTCATCCGCTGGGGCGACCCGATCCTGCGTCACGCGCCCGCGTTCGACCGCGACGCGCAGACCGCCGAGGCCCAGGCCGGCCAGTTCGGCTACAACAACGACTACCTCGACATCGTCCCGATGCTGCCGACGGGCCGCGACCGGTCCCGGGGCGACAAGGGTGCGCTGCTCGTCGCGAACCACGAGTACACCAACGAGAACATCATGTTCCCGCCGTCCACCGACCCGGCGGTGCTCGCGGAGCGGAAGCGCATCGCGATGAACGCGCACGGCATGAGCGTCGTCGAGCTGCGCCGCTCGGGCCCGGGCAAGCCGTGGGAGTACCTCCGGATCGGCGGCTACAACCGCCGGATCACCGCCTCGACGCCGTTCGCGGTCACCGGCCCCGCGGCGGGCTCGGAGCTCCTCCGCACGGTCGACGACCCCGAGGGCCGCACGGTGCTCGGCACGCTGAACAACTGCGCGGGCGGCACGACGCCGTGGGGCACGGTGCTGTCGGGCGAGGAGAACGTCAACCAGTACTTCCGCACCGCCGGGACGTCGCCCCGCGACACCCGCTACGGCCTCGCGGACAAGGCGACGACGCGCGGCTGGGAGGAGATCGAGCCCCGGTTCGACGCCCGCAACCCCGGCTACGAGAACGAGCCCCACCGGTTCGGCTGGATCGTCGAGGTCGACCCGCACGACCCCGAGTCCGTCCCCGTCAAGCACACCGCGCTCGGCCGCTTCAAGCACGAGGGCGCCAACGTGATCCTCGCGCCGTCGGGCCAGGTCGTCGCGTACATGGGTGACGACGAGCGCTTCGACTACCTGTACAAGTTCGTCTCGCGCGACACGATGCGCACGGGCTCGAAGCGGGCCGACCGCGAGCACAACAAGACGCTGCTCTCGGCGGGCTCGCTCTACGTCGCGCGGTTCGCGGGCGACTCCCCGGCCGCCGAGATCACGGGCACGGGCGCGCTGCCGTCCGACGGCGAGTTCGACGGCACCGGCGAGTGGATCCCGCTCGTGGTCGACGGCGTGAGCCACGTCCCCGGGTTCACGACCGAGGAGGTGCTCGTCTTCACGCGCCTCGCCGCCGACACCGTGGGCGCGACGAAGATGGACCGCCCCGAGGACGTCGAGCCGAACCCGCACACGGGCCGGGTCTACGTCGCGTGCACCAACAACACGGACCGCGGCAAGGCCGGCAAGGAGGGCGCGACCGAGCCCAACCCCCGCGTCGCGAACCGGGACGGGCACGTCGTCGAGATCACGGAGGACGGCGACGACCCGACCGCCTCGACGTTCCGCTGGACGCTGCTGCTCGTGTGCGGCGACCCGGCGGCGGGGACCGCGACGTACTTCGCGGGCTTCCCGGCCGAGCAGGTCTCGCCCATCTCGTGCCCCGACAACCTCGCGTTCGACGCGGCGGGCAACCTGTGGATCTCCACGGACGGCCAGCCGGGGACCATCGGGTACGGCGACGCGCTGTTCAAGGTCCCGCTCGAGGGCACCGAGCGTGGCCGCGTCCAGCAGTTCCTCTCGGTGCCCGCGGGCGCCGAGACGTGCGGGCCCGTGATCCGCTCCGACGAGTCGATGGTGTTCGTCGCGGTCCAGCACCCGGGTGAGGACGGGTCGTTCGACGCGCCGCAGTCGAACTTCCCGGACTACGTGGCGCCCGGCCGCCGGCCCAAGCGGGGCCAGGCGCGGGGTCCGCGCCCGAGCGTCGTGCAGGTCTGGAAGGCCTGA
- a CDS encoding MFS transporter — translation MATPTTMTPAGSVAGPTDTETALDPVLGTAAGAAHARRGRWIDQWDPEDTTFWANGGRRVAQRNLYGSIFAEFLGFAVWAVWSIVVPQLPAAGFAFTVDQMFWLIAVPSLVGATLRIPYTFAVPLLGGRNWTIVSALLLLAPTAAIAWAVQRPETPFGVMLAIAALAGVGGGNFASSMANISFFYPAKEKGKALGLNAAGGNMGTAAVQFAVPIVIAIGAGISLERAGLMFIPFILLAAFVAWRFMDNLTMAKADYKAFADATRNRHTWIISFLYIGTFGSFIGYAGAFPTLLKGQFPEVTVSIAFLGALVGSLARPLGGILADRLGGARVTIGSYVGMGLGAFGAIMALREHVFALFLASFLLLFVSTGLGNGSTYRMIPAVFAAGAGTGVSLDRARKAAAGCIGIAGAIGAFGGFLIPRTFAMSTAQTGSLEAALWVFIGVYAVMSAVTWAVYQRRGAAMAEARI, via the coding sequence ATGGCGACACCCACCACCATGACCCCCGCCGGCAGCGTCGCCGGACCCACGGACACCGAGACCGCCCTCGACCCGGTCCTCGGGACGGCTGCAGGCGCAGCGCACGCGCGTCGCGGCCGCTGGATCGACCAGTGGGACCCCGAGGACACGACGTTCTGGGCGAACGGGGGCCGGCGGGTCGCGCAGCGCAACCTCTACGGCTCGATCTTCGCGGAGTTCCTCGGCTTCGCGGTCTGGGCCGTGTGGAGCATCGTCGTCCCGCAGCTGCCCGCGGCGGGCTTCGCGTTCACGGTCGACCAGATGTTCTGGCTCATCGCCGTCCCGAGCCTCGTGGGCGCGACGCTGCGCATCCCGTACACGTTCGCGGTCCCGCTGCTCGGCGGCCGGAACTGGACCATCGTCTCGGCGCTCCTGCTCCTCGCACCGACCGCGGCCATCGCGTGGGCCGTCCAGCGGCCCGAGACGCCGTTCGGCGTCATGCTCGCGATCGCGGCGCTCGCCGGGGTCGGCGGCGGCAACTTCGCGTCGTCCATGGCGAACATCTCGTTCTTCTACCCCGCGAAGGAGAAGGGCAAGGCGCTCGGCCTCAACGCGGCGGGCGGCAACATGGGCACGGCGGCCGTGCAGTTCGCGGTGCCGATCGTCATCGCCATCGGCGCCGGCATCTCGCTCGAGCGCGCCGGGCTCATGTTCATCCCGTTCATCCTGCTCGCCGCGTTCGTCGCGTGGCGCTTCATGGACAACCTGACGATGGCGAAGGCCGACTACAAGGCGTTCGCCGACGCGACCCGCAACCGGCACACGTGGATCATCTCGTTCCTGTACATCGGCACGTTCGGCTCGTTCATCGGCTATGCGGGTGCGTTCCCGACGCTGCTCAAGGGGCAGTTCCCCGAGGTCACCGTGTCCATCGCGTTCCTCGGCGCCCTCGTCGGCTCGCTCGCCCGGCCGCTCGGGGGCATCCTCGCGGACCGGCTCGGGGGCGCCCGGGTGACCATCGGGTCCTACGTCGGCATGGGGCTCGGCGCGTTCGGCGCGATCATGGCCCTGCGTGAGCACGTCTTCGCGCTCTTCCTCGCCTCGTTCCTGCTGCTGTTCGTCTCCACCGGGCTCGGCAACGGCTCGACGTACCGGATGATCCCCGCGGTGTTCGCGGCCGGGGCCGGCACGGGCGTGAGCCTCGACCGGGCCCGCAAGGCCGCGGCCGGGTGCATCGGCATCGCCGGGGCGATCGGGGCGTTCGGCGGGTTCCTGATCCCGCGGACGTTCGCCATGTCGACCGCGCAGACCGGCAGCCTCGAGGCTGCGCTGTGGGTCTTCATCGGGGTCTACGCGGTCATGTCGGCCGTCACGTGGGCCGTGTACCAGCGCCGCGGCGCGGCGATGGCCGAGGCCCGCATCTGA
- a CDS encoding FAD-dependent oxidoreductase: protein MSGSNGTTRVVVVGHGMVGSRFADDLHARDAERRFHVTVLGAEEYEPYNRVLLSEVVAGKLDVASLSLPRSVRERTSVLPGTTAVAIDRAEQVVVDSAGCAYPYDVVVLATGARARIPALDGLGAGDDEAALPAGVHALRTLDDAREIVAATVNARTAVVVGAGVLGLEVACGLAHRGLDVTVVHGGASLMDRQLDGDAGAVVTGELGRLGIGVRLAARTQEVLVRDGRLDGVRLEGGERLDADLLVLTAGTVPEVGLARRAGLDVARGVVVGPDLAAPADPRVFAIGDCAEPPEGGTGLIAQGWDQARRLALLLTGQRNEPADADPEAATVPAGAPLPQGGTDVVRVKAVGLDVVSMGVSGARRGGDAGHRSVRLTDPVGGRHVEVVVADGRVVGATCVGAGQVAADLVAAYTRATPAPSDPAQLLLRPVGGAPEPAASPTLMPDRTTVCRCNGVTKGEIVACWRHGADTVEDVARETRATTGCGGCKDVVCGLLDWLGTTDPDRARAREPRRAVGEVVAEVEEPAQARG from the coding sequence ATGAGCGGCAGCAACGGCACGACGCGGGTGGTCGTCGTCGGGCACGGCATGGTCGGGTCGCGGTTCGCGGACGACCTGCACGCGCGGGACGCCGAGCGGCGCTTCCACGTCACGGTGCTCGGCGCCGAGGAGTACGAGCCGTACAACCGGGTGCTGCTCTCCGAGGTGGTCGCGGGCAAGCTCGACGTCGCGTCGCTGAGCCTGCCGCGCAGCGTGCGCGAGCGGACCTCGGTGCTGCCCGGCACGACCGCCGTCGCGATCGACCGCGCCGAGCAGGTCGTCGTGGACTCGGCCGGGTGCGCCTACCCCTACGACGTCGTCGTGCTGGCGACCGGCGCGCGGGCGCGCATCCCGGCGCTCGACGGCCTGGGGGCGGGCGACGACGAGGCCGCGCTCCCGGCGGGCGTGCACGCGCTGCGCACGCTCGACGACGCCCGCGAGATCGTCGCGGCGACCGTCAACGCGCGCACCGCGGTCGTCGTCGGCGCGGGCGTGCTCGGGCTCGAGGTCGCGTGCGGGCTCGCGCACCGGGGGCTCGACGTGACCGTGGTGCACGGGGGAGCGAGCCTCATGGACCGCCAGCTCGACGGCGACGCCGGGGCGGTCGTGACCGGCGAGCTCGGGCGCCTCGGCATCGGGGTGCGCCTCGCGGCTCGCACGCAGGAGGTGCTCGTGCGCGACGGGCGGCTCGACGGCGTGCGGCTCGAGGGCGGCGAGCGGCTCGACGCCGACCTGCTCGTGCTCACCGCGGGCACCGTGCCCGAGGTCGGGCTCGCGCGGCGCGCCGGCCTGGACGTCGCCCGCGGCGTCGTCGTCGGCCCCGACCTCGCTGCGCCGGCCGACCCGCGCGTGTTCGCGATCGGGGACTGCGCCGAGCCGCCCGAGGGCGGCACGGGGCTGATCGCGCAGGGCTGGGACCAGGCGCGGCGCCTCGCGCTGCTGCTCACGGGCCAGCGCAACGAGCCCGCGGACGCCGACCCGGAGGCTGCGACCGTCCCGGCGGGTGCGCCGCTGCCGCAGGGCGGGACCGACGTCGTGCGGGTCAAGGCCGTCGGGCTCGACGTCGTCTCGATGGGCGTGAGCGGCGCGCGCCGCGGGGGCGACGCCGGGCACCGGTCCGTCCGGCTGACCGACCCCGTGGGCGGGCGGCACGTCGAGGTCGTCGTCGCGGACGGCCGGGTCGTCGGCGCCACGTGCGTCGGCGCGGGTCAGGTCGCGGCGGACCTCGTCGCGGCCTACACGCGCGCCACGCCCGCGCCGTCGGACCCCGCGCAGCTGCTCCTGCGGCCCGTCGGCGGGGCGCCCGAGCCCGCCGCGTCGCCGACGCTCATGCCCGACCGCACCACGGTGTGCCGGTGCAACGGGGTCACGAAGGGCGAGATCGTCGCGTGCTGGCGCCACGGCGCCGACACCGTCGAGGACGTCGCCCGCGAGACCCGGGCGACGACGGGCTGCGGGGGGTGCAAGGACGTCGTGTGCGGCCTGCTGGACTGGCTCGGCACGACCGACCCCGACCGGGCGCGGGCGCGCGAGCCGCGTCGGGCGGTCGGGGAGGTCGTCGCCGAGGTCGAGGAGCCGGCGCAGGCCCGAGGCTGA
- a CDS encoding sugar ABC transporter substrate-binding protein: MRRRILAGGAVGLALTLALAACGSPEPGEPAAARTGRSLVVWVDEARAGALEGLAGPYGAEAGVAIDVVPQTSETLRDAYVRAVSQGEGPDVLVGAHDWLGELVTNGVVQPVELAEPDAFAPAAVEAMTYDGVTYGTPLSIESVALVRNNALATTTPATFDGVVAQGEALVAAGRATRPVLVQQGEGGDPYHLYPVQTSFGAPAFRADEDGSYTTELALGGEAGHAFARFLGSLAERDVLDPAVTSDVATQAFRAGESPYVLTGPWSTAAFVEAGMDIAVLPVPPAGDLPAQPFVGVQGAFVNNLSLHQEDARAFVGDFLATPEAQLALYRATSRAPALTAALDRITDDPVTTGFADAGAQGAPMPAIPQMGMVWLYWGSTEASIARGEGDPAALWDQMVHNIEASIAAEL; encoded by the coding sequence ATGCGACGACGCATCCTCGCCGGCGGTGCCGTCGGCCTCGCCCTCACGCTCGCGCTCGCCGCGTGCGGGTCCCCCGAGCCGGGCGAGCCCGCCGCGGCCCGGACAGGTCGCTCGCTCGTCGTGTGGGTCGACGAGGCGCGCGCCGGTGCGCTCGAGGGGCTCGCGGGCCCGTACGGCGCCGAGGCCGGCGTCGCGATCGACGTCGTCCCGCAGACGAGCGAGACGCTGCGCGACGCCTACGTGCGCGCCGTCTCGCAGGGGGAGGGGCCGGACGTCCTCGTCGGCGCGCACGACTGGCTGGGCGAGCTCGTCACGAACGGCGTGGTGCAGCCCGTCGAGCTCGCCGAGCCCGACGCGTTCGCACCCGCGGCCGTCGAGGCCATGACGTACGACGGCGTCACGTACGGCACGCCGCTGTCGATCGAGAGCGTCGCGCTCGTGCGCAACAACGCCCTCGCGACGACGACACCGGCGACGTTCGACGGGGTCGTGGCCCAGGGCGAGGCGCTCGTCGCCGCGGGCCGTGCCACGCGGCCCGTGCTGGTGCAGCAGGGCGAGGGTGGCGACCCGTACCACCTGTACCCGGTGCAGACGTCCTTCGGCGCCCCGGCGTTCCGTGCGGACGAGGACGGCTCGTACACGACCGAGCTCGCGCTCGGCGGCGAGGCCGGTCACGCCTTCGCCCGGTTCCTGGGGAGCCTCGCCGAGCGGGACGTGCTCGACCCCGCCGTCACCTCCGACGTCGCGACCCAGGCCTTCCGCGCGGGCGAGTCCCCGTACGTCCTGACCGGCCCCTGGAGCACCGCGGCGTTCGTCGAGGCCGGGATGGACATCGCGGTGCTCCCGGTCCCGCCGGCGGGCGACCTGCCGGCGCAGCCCTTCGTGGGCGTGCAGGGCGCGTTCGTCAACAACCTGTCGCTGCACCAGGAGGACGCGCGCGCGTTCGTCGGCGACTTCCTCGCGACGCCCGAGGCGCAGCTCGCGCTCTACCGGGCCACGAGCCGCGCGCCTGCGCTGACCGCGGCGCTCGACCGGATCACCGACGACCCGGTCACGACCGGCTTCGCGGACGCCGGCGCGCAGGGTGCCCCGATGCCCGCGATCCCGCAGATGGGCATGGTGTGGCTGTACTGGGGCTCGACCGAGGCGTCCATCGCCCGCGGCGAGGGCGACCCGGCGGCGCTGTGGGACCAGATGGTGCACAACATCGAGGCCTCGATCGCGGCGGAGCTCTGA
- a CDS encoding ATP-binding protein codes for MLDAPEDLHALTRTGVLPVSRRHGERARHRTSHAAPSTAVAAEQQPRSRRTAVPVLPAPQPSPGGYGLDLGAAAGPWLVTHVRRRVANVALGHGASPDESLVIELLTSELVTNAVVHGPDEAHVGVRTAYQDGAFSVAVTDRGTGLPVLRDPHPTELSGRGLHVVANLASTWGIDPGTAGKTVWFTVELARGVDRGSRHP; via the coding sequence ATGCTCGACGCACCGGAAGACCTGCACGCACTGACCCGCACGGGCGTCCTGCCCGTGTCGCGCCGCCACGGTGAGCGCGCACGGCACCGGACCTCCCACGCCGCACCGTCGACCGCCGTGGCGGCCGAGCAGCAGCCCCGCTCGCGGCGGACCGCCGTCCCGGTGCTGCCCGCGCCGCAGCCCAGCCCCGGCGGCTACGGCCTCGACCTGGGGGCTGCGGCCGGACCGTGGCTCGTGACGCACGTGCGGCGCCGCGTCGCCAACGTCGCCCTCGGCCACGGGGCGTCGCCCGACGAGAGCCTCGTCATCGAGCTCCTGACGAGCGAGCTCGTCACGAACGCCGTGGTGCACGGGCCCGACGAGGCGCACGTCGGCGTGCGCACCGCCTACCAGGACGGCGCCTTCAGCGTGGCCGTCACCGACCGGGGGACCGGGCTGCCGGTCCTGCGCGACCCGCACCCGACCGAGCTCTCCGGGCGCGGCCTGCACGTCGTGGCCAACCTGGCGTCCACGTGGGGCATCGACCCGGGGACCGCGGGGAAGACGGTGTGGTTCACCGTGGAGCTCGCGCGCGGCGTGGACCGCGGGTCGCGGCACCCCTGA
- a CDS encoding pectate lyase: protein MDLTNDTRTLPRPVDPGPRRPRRRALAVTLALAVGALGAVVGAPGATAAPPTIDTSAWYELESWRSRLVLGVDGGSTADGAAVVQAASTGAGSQRVRFLDSGSGYVRVAFAHSGKVLTIGSSASSLATQATDSGATSQQFSAAAGSSGRIKLVNRASGLALQVVDSSKSAGARWNQAADTNATNQQLTLRKVSGSTPDPTSSPSPTVTSSPTPTVTSSPTPTVTSSPTPSSQPSGSWPSATSTQKVSSTIQVSGTLDGRLVRYYGISSGDQGESQPPMFQLSDGAVLKNVIIGTGAGDGVHCTGTCTLQNVWWEDVGEDAATLKGTSTSQVMTVTGGGAKGASDKVFQHNGPGTFVITGGFQVTDFGKLYRSCGNCSKQYARTVTVDGVQVTTPGKALVGINSNLGDRATLRNVTIIGDSSRKISICDEYKGVTSGEPSKVRSGPSAACGYSTSDITYR from the coding sequence GTGGATCTCACGAACGACACCCGGACGCTCCCGCGCCCGGTCGACCCCGGGCCCCGACGCCCTCGCCGTCGGGCGCTCGCGGTCACGCTCGCGCTCGCCGTCGGCGCGCTCGGAGCCGTCGTCGGCGCGCCGGGCGCGACCGCCGCACCGCCCACCATCGACACCTCGGCGTGGTACGAGCTCGAGAGCTGGCGCTCGCGGCTCGTGCTCGGCGTCGACGGGGGCTCGACCGCCGACGGTGCCGCCGTCGTCCAGGCCGCCTCGACCGGCGCGGGGAGCCAGCGCGTGCGGTTCCTCGACTCGGGCAGCGGCTACGTCCGCGTCGCGTTCGCGCACTCGGGCAAGGTCCTCACGATCGGCAGCTCGGCGTCCTCGCTCGCGACCCAGGCCACCGACTCGGGCGCGACGAGCCAGCAGTTCTCCGCCGCCGCCGGCTCGTCGGGCCGCATCAAGCTCGTCAACCGGGCCAGCGGGCTCGCGCTCCAGGTCGTCGACAGCTCGAAGTCCGCGGGCGCCCGCTGGAACCAGGCCGCCGACACCAACGCGACGAACCAGCAGTTGACGCTGCGCAAGGTCTCCGGCAGCACCCCGGACCCGACGTCGAGCCCGAGCCCGACGGTCACGTCGAGCCCGACGCCGACCGTGACGTCGAGCCCGACGCCGACCGTGACGTCGAGCCCGACGCCGTCGTCCCAGCCGAGCGGCTCGTGGCCGAGCGCCACCTCGACGCAGAAGGTCTCGTCGACCATCCAGGTCTCCGGCACGCTCGACGGCCGGCTCGTCCGGTACTACGGCATCTCCTCGGGGGACCAGGGCGAGAGCCAGCCGCCGATGTTCCAGCTCTCCGACGGCGCGGTGCTCAAGAACGTCATCATCGGCACGGGCGCCGGCGACGGCGTGCACTGCACCGGGACCTGCACGCTGCAGAACGTCTGGTGGGAAGACGTCGGCGAGGACGCCGCGACGCTCAAGGGCACCAGCACGTCGCAGGTCATGACCGTCACGGGCGGCGGCGCGAAGGGGGCGAGCGACAAGGTCTTCCAGCACAACGGGCCCGGCACGTTCGTCATCACCGGCGGTTTCCAGGTCACCGACTTCGGCAAGCTCTACCGCTCGTGCGGCAACTGCTCCAAGCAGTACGCGCGCACCGTCACGGTCGACGGCGTCCAGGTGACCACGCCGGGCAAGGCGCTCGTCGGGATCAACTCGAACCTCGGCGACAGGGCGACGCTCCGCAACGTCACGATCATCGGCGACTCGTCGCGCAAGATCTCGATCTGCGACGAGTACAAGGGCGTCACCTCCGGCGAGCCCTCCAAGGTCCGCTCCGGGCCGTCGGCCGCCTGCGGCTACTCCACGTCCGACATCACCTACCGGTGA
- a CDS encoding molybdopterin oxidoreductase family protein, translating into MVALPAVAAPRVSDDARGTATHCPYCALQCAMRLTPVDGAGASAGPPAPGTDPAAPVTVAGRDFPTNRGGLCQKGWTSASVLRAGDRLTTPWVRVRGELRPATWDDALDLVAGKLRALAAEHGPQSVAVFGGGGLTNEKAYALGKFARTVLRTPNIDYNGRFCMASAAAGANRTLGVDRGLPFPLEDVGGAQAVLLLGSNLAETMPPSLQHLAGVRAAGGLVVVDPRRSATAELTADGQGVHVQPVPGTDLVVLLALAHVVLAEGLADTAYLDRRTTGLDDLRRSVAAWWPERAEQVSGVPATTLRAVARLLAAASPSRGGAGAYVLTGRGVEQSSQGTATVTAAIDLALLLGLPGRTGSGYGAITGQGNGQGGREHGQKADQLPGYRSIEDDAARAHVAAVWGVDPADLPRSGLPAVELLRRLGMPDGPRALLVHGSNVVVSAPDADRLRERIAALELLVVCDVVPSETALLADVVLPVTQWAEEEGTMTSLEGRVIRRRKAIEPPPGVRSELDVLADLAARLGSTVHFGTDPAEVFDELARASAGGRADYSGLSHARLDAEPDLFWPCPATREGEAPHPGTKRLFTRDFPTPDGRARLVPVDHVGPADDLRPGAPLYLITGRVLAHYQSGAQTRRVPALVRTSPGPYVEVHPLLAQRLGVEDGTPVHLVTARGGLVARARVSDAVRADTVFMPFHWSGQGSVNRLTNDATDPVSGMPEFKVCAVQVTRWDGPWDEFEPVDAGLEPVAAGVRDDGGAHAPGTAGA; encoded by the coding sequence ATGGTGGCGCTGCCTGCGGTGGCGGCCCCCCGCGTGTCCGACGACGCGCGGGGGACCGCCACGCACTGCCCCTACTGCGCGCTGCAGTGCGCGATGCGCCTGACGCCGGTCGACGGCGCCGGCGCGTCCGCCGGTCCGCCCGCCCCCGGGACCGACCCGGCCGCGCCGGTCACCGTCGCGGGCCGGGACTTCCCGACGAACCGCGGCGGGCTGTGCCAGAAGGGCTGGACGAGCGCGAGCGTGCTGCGCGCCGGGGACCGGCTCACGACCCCGTGGGTCCGCGTGCGCGGGGAGCTGCGCCCGGCGACGTGGGACGACGCGCTCGACCTCGTCGCCGGGAAGCTGCGGGCGCTCGCCGCGGAGCACGGGCCGCAGTCCGTCGCGGTGTTCGGCGGCGGCGGGCTGACCAACGAGAAGGCGTACGCGCTCGGGAAGTTCGCGCGCACGGTGCTGCGGACCCCGAACATCGACTACAACGGCCGGTTCTGCATGGCGAGCGCCGCCGCGGGCGCCAACCGGACCCTCGGCGTCGACCGGGGGCTGCCATTCCCGCTCGAGGACGTCGGCGGCGCGCAGGCCGTGCTGCTGCTCGGCTCGAACCTCGCGGAGACCATGCCGCCGTCGCTCCAGCACCTCGCGGGCGTGCGCGCCGCGGGCGGGCTCGTCGTGGTGGACCCGCGGCGGTCCGCGACCGCCGAGCTGACCGCCGACGGGCAGGGCGTGCACGTCCAGCCCGTGCCCGGCACCGACCTCGTGGTGCTGCTCGCGCTCGCGCACGTCGTGCTCGCCGAGGGGCTCGCCGACACCGCCTACCTCGACCGGCGGACGACCGGGCTCGACGACCTGCGCCGGTCGGTCGCCGCGTGGTGGCCCGAGCGCGCGGAGCAGGTCAGCGGCGTGCCGGCCACGACGCTGCGGGCCGTCGCGCGGCTGCTCGCCGCCGCGTCGCCCTCCCGCGGGGGAGCGGGCGCGTACGTGCTGACGGGGCGCGGCGTCGAGCAGAGCAGCCAGGGCACCGCGACGGTGACCGCCGCGATCGACCTCGCGCTGCTGCTGGGCCTGCCGGGCCGCACCGGCAGCGGCTACGGCGCGATCACCGGGCAGGGCAACGGCCAGGGCGGGCGCGAGCACGGCCAGAAGGCCGACCAGCTCCCCGGCTACCGGTCGATCGAGGACGACGCCGCGCGCGCGCACGTCGCGGCGGTCTGGGGTGTGGACCCCGCCGACCTGCCGCGGTCCGGGCTGCCCGCGGTCGAGCTGCTGCGCCGCCTCGGGATGCCCGACGGGCCTCGCGCGCTGCTCGTGCACGGGTCCAACGTCGTCGTCAGCGCGCCGGACGCCGACCGGCTGCGGGAGCGGATCGCCGCGCTCGAGCTGCTCGTGGTGTGCGACGTCGTGCCGTCCGAGACCGCGCTGCTCGCCGACGTGGTCCTCCCCGTGACCCAGTGGGCCGAGGAGGAGGGGACCATGACGTCGCTCGAGGGCCGCGTCATCCGGCGGCGCAAGGCGATCGAGCCGCCGCCCGGCGTGCGCAGCGAGCTCGACGTGCTCGCCGACCTCGCGGCCCGGCTGGGGTCCACCGTGCACTTCGGCACCGACCCCGCCGAGGTCTTCGACGAGCTCGCCCGCGCGAGCGCCGGCGGCCGCGCCGACTACTCGGGGCTCAGCCACGCGCGCCTCGACGCCGAGCCGGACCTGTTCTGGCCGTGCCCCGCGACACGCGAGGGCGAGGCGCCGCACCCCGGCACGAAGCGGCTGTTCACGCGGGACTTCCCGACGCCCGACGGCCGCGCGCGCCTCGTCCCCGTCGACCACGTGGGCCCCGCCGACGACCTGCGGCCCGGCGCGCCGCTGTACCTGATCACCGGGCGCGTGCTCGCGCACTACCAGTCGGGCGCGCAGACCCGGCGCGTGCCCGCGCTCGTGCGCACGTCACCCGGGCCCTACGTCGAGGTGCACCCGCTGCTCGCGCAGCGGCTCGGCGTCGAGGACGGCACGCCCGTGCACCTCGTGACCGCGCGCGGCGGGCTCGTCGCGCGCGCCCGGGTCAGCGACGCGGTGCGGGCCGACACGGTGTTCATGCCGTTCCACTGGAGCGGCCAGGGCAGCGTCAACCGGCTGACCAACGACGCGACGGACCCGGTCTCGGGGATGCCCGAGTTCAAGGTGTGCGCGGTCCAGGTGACCCGGTGGGACGGGCCGTGGGACGAGTTCGAGCCGGTCGACGCGGGGCTCGAGCCCGTCGCGGCCGGTGTCAGGGACGACGGCGGCGCGCACGCGCCGGGGACGGCGGGGGCATGA
- a CDS encoding Lsr2 family protein gives MATQTRVLVTDDLDGSEGARTYRFAWSDTRYEIDLTDAHRDDLLRALEPYITAGRRTSAPRRPRAVAD, from the coding sequence ATGGCCACCCAGACCCGCGTCCTCGTCACCGACGACCTCGACGGCTCCGAGGGGGCCCGGACCTACCGCTTCGCGTGGAGCGACACCCGGTACGAGATCGACCTGACCGACGCCCACCGCGACGACCTGCTGCGCGCGCTCGAGCCGTACATCACGGCGGGCCGCAGGACGTCCGCGCCCCGGCGCCCGCGAGCCGTCGCGGACTGA